TTATTTTCATCTCCTATTCGGCAGATCAGACGATCCGCGTAGTCATCGTCATCAATCCCGCCCGGCAAAAAATGAAACGGCACCCATATCTGACGCTGATCCTCCTTGTCCACATTTTTAAAGTCGATATAGTGATGGGCAGTGGCCTCAAAATCAAGCCGACCACCATCACAAAACTCCAGATTTCCCTTTTTCTCATTATCATCAACAAACTGCGAAGCCGTAGCAACAATTTCTGCAAATTCAGGTTTCATTCCGGCTGCCCTGGCCAGGGCATAAACGCCGTAATAGTGCATATCAATCTGCATTACCCCCTCCTCTATTTGTTTAATCATTTTGCGCCCCGCTTTAAATATAGCATATACTACCAGGCTAATGATTGGCAAATAGTTTCCCTGAACTGGATAGATCTGATTTGACCTGTAGACCGAGAATGAGATATAGTGTTGGTATCACAAGTAATCAATCAGCACAGCGGAGTCCATCATGCCCATAATCTGCCGGCATTGCCACAAACCTACTAACGAGAAATCTCGATATTGTGTTCACTGCGGCGGCCAGATACCTAAAACTATGCCAACCAAAGCCGCTATGTGCCCAACCTGCCGCTCACCTTTGGAAGAAGATGACTATCGGGGGTCAACTATTGATATATGCCCGAGTTGCCAGGGGATCTGGCTGGACACAGATGAATTTGCTTTTCACGCTTCAGAACGCGACACTTATGGCGATCAGACAATCGATCGGAAATTTACCAGGAAACCTCTTGAAAGCCCCAGGTCCTACATTCCTTGCGTACGCTGCGGCTCCCTGATGGGTCGGCAGAATTTCAGAAAAATTTCAGGGGTATTAATCGATGTCTGCGGGGATCACGGTGTCTGGCTTGACGCTGGGGAGTTAGAGCAGATCAGAAACTTTATCGCTAACGGCGGGCTCGACACAAGTCAGGATAAGGCGATTTTGGCCAACAAAACAAAAATTTCCGAAACAGCGCGAGAGGTCAAAGACCTCAACACCTTATTCCGAACCTTGAACAAGTTCAATCTACGGCGCATTCTGCTGCAGGGCTTCTAGAAGGAGACTTCGAAGGGGGACCAGGGGGATTTTTCTTCTTATGCACAAATAAAAACGCCTTTGCCTGGCTAAGGCTCAGGCCTTGGCGGTAACTCTTCCCCAGCAAGAACCTCTCCATGAACTTCACACAGATCAAGCTCCAGAAAACGAGTAACAACTTCGGGGTCAAAATGCGAGCCGGAGCCCTTAACAATGTGTTCACAAACCTTTTTGGCGTCCCAGGCCAGGTGATAGCGCCTTTCTGAAATCAAGGCATCCCACACATCGGCAACCGCAAATATTCTGGCCCACAGAGGTATCTCCTCTCCCTTAAGCCCCTGGGGATATCCGGTCCCGTCCCACCGTTCATGGTGGCAATAGGGAATAGCAAGGGCAGGCTGTAAAAATGAAATCCCCTCCAGAAGTTCTTTGGCATACAGCGGATGCCTTTCCATCAACTCGCGCTCTTCTGGAGTCAGTAGACCATCATTAAGTAAAATGGAATCAGGGACGGCCATTTTCCCTATATCATGCAGCAAGACACCAATTTTCATGAACCATCGTTGCTTATCCGTCAGATTATAGGCCTTGGCAAGTTCCAGCGTTAACGCACAGACGCGATTGGTATGCCCCTTTGTTTCATAATCCCGCAGCTCAAGTGCCCGCCCCCAGCCTTCTACTGTTGACTCGTAGGCCTCCTCAAGCTCCTTATTGGCCTGCGAAACTTTTTGCTGACTCTCGCTGATCTGCCGAATGACCTGTTGCGAAACTTTGATAACAATAAAAACGTACACGGCACCGCCCAGAAAAACGATACTGACCAGATATTCCGCTGGCATGCGAATGTCGAGAATCTTGGCAAACAGATACAGAACGTACCCCAGAAGAAAGAAACGCATGAAATAGTCAATAACCAGCCACTTATCCCGTACAGATTTCGGGATCATCTTCCTGGCATTTCTACTCTGACAGATTGCAGCAGCCAGAAAAGCTACTCCGACACTGATCGCTATGACATGAAATGCTTCCATCGAACCTCGTTACTTTGCGACTCAGCCATGAGTTTTACGGCCAAATTCA
This is a stretch of genomic DNA from Desulfobulbaceae bacterium. It encodes these proteins:
- a CDS encoding zf-TFIIB domain-containing protein codes for the protein MPIICRHCHKPTNEKSRYCVHCGGQIPKTMPTKAAMCPTCRSPLEEDDYRGSTIDICPSCQGIWLDTDEFAFHASERDTYGDQTIDRKFTRKPLESPRSYIPCVRCGSLMGRQNFRKISGVLIDVCGDHGVWLDAGELEQIRNFIANGGLDTSQDKAILANKTKISETAREVKDLNTLFRTLNKFNLRRILLQGF
- a CDS encoding HD domain-containing protein, giving the protein MEAFHVIAISVGVAFLAAAICQSRNARKMIPKSVRDKWLVIDYFMRFFLLGYVLYLFAKILDIRMPAEYLVSIVFLGGAVYVFIVIKVSQQVIRQISESQQKVSQANKELEEAYESTVEGWGRALELRDYETKGHTNRVCALTLELAKAYNLTDKQRWFMKIGVLLHDIGKMAVPDSILLNDGLLTPEERELMERHPLYAKELLEGISFLQPALAIPYCHHERWDGTGYPQGLKGEEIPLWARIFAVADVWDALISERRYHLAWDAKKVCEHIVKGSGSHFDPEVVTRFLELDLCEVHGEVLAGEELPPRPEP